In the Tistrella bauzanensis genome, one interval contains:
- a CDS encoding thiamine pyrophosphate-dependent enzyme: protein MPHAPDTMTSADILIETLISWDVDTVFGLPGDGINGIMEALRVRQDRIRFIQVRHEESAAFMATAHAKWTGRLGVCLATSGPGGAHLLTGLYDAALDRAPVLAITGMQAHDLVDTFTQQDVDLTRVFNDIAVFNTRVADAAHMETVAGLACRAALAHRGVAHLSIANDMQEQALDDAARSSRNKPRHTPDQWFQGRRLPMEADLDRAAEVLNAASRVMILAGRGAAGAAAELETTADLLAAPIAKALLGKAVLPDDHRHVTGGIGMLGTLPSQEAMEQCDALLIIGSTFPYIEYYPEPGQARAVQIDRDAERVGLRYPVEVGLVGDAAETLRLLTDRLRRKTDRRFLEQAQAGMTRWRRMMATAQSKTDMPLKPQVVAAAFGRRLPDTAILASDSGQNTELAARHVDLRPGQDYSVSGTLASMACGLPYAIAAGLAFPDRPVFAIVGDGGFAMQLGEFSTAVRYGVPLKLLVIKNGMLNQIVWEQMMFLGNPQFGCELQPIDFAKAAEAMGGTGFTIERPEDVERVLDRAFATDGAVVIQAVVDAYEPMMPPKLPPQKARNFRQALPETPGHERIEAAIAAEPLHSMIEAGTGGDD, encoded by the coding sequence ATGCCGCATGCCCCCGATACCATGACCTCCGCCGATATCCTGATCGAGACCCTGATCAGTTGGGATGTCGACACCGTCTTCGGCCTGCCCGGCGACGGGATCAACGGCATCATGGAGGCGTTGCGCGTGCGGCAGGACCGCATCCGCTTCATCCAGGTCCGGCACGAGGAAAGCGCCGCCTTCATGGCCACGGCCCATGCGAAATGGACCGGACGGCTGGGCGTCTGTCTGGCGACGTCGGGGCCGGGCGGCGCGCATCTGCTGACCGGGCTTTACGACGCGGCACTCGACAGGGCGCCGGTGCTGGCGATCACCGGCATGCAGGCCCATGATCTGGTCGACACCTTCACCCAGCAGGATGTGGATCTGACCCGGGTGTTCAACGATATCGCGGTGTTCAACACCCGGGTCGCCGATGCGGCGCATATGGAGACCGTGGCCGGCCTCGCCTGCCGGGCGGCGCTGGCCCATCGCGGCGTCGCCCATCTGTCGATCGCCAACGACATGCAGGAACAGGCGCTGGACGATGCCGCGCGGTCGTCGCGCAACAAGCCACGCCACACGCCCGATCAGTGGTTCCAGGGCCGGCGCCTGCCGATGGAGGCCGATCTGGACCGCGCGGCCGAGGTTCTGAACGCGGCGTCGCGGGTGATGATCCTGGCCGGACGCGGCGCCGCCGGCGCCGCCGCCGAGCTTGAGACCACCGCCGATCTGCTGGCGGCGCCGATCGCCAAGGCGCTGCTGGGCAAGGCGGTGCTGCCCGATGATCACCGCCATGTCACCGGCGGCATCGGCATGCTGGGCACCCTGCCCTCGCAGGAGGCGATGGAGCAATGCGATGCCCTGCTCATCATCGGCTCGACCTTCCCCTATATCGAATATTATCCGGAACCCGGTCAGGCACGGGCGGTGCAGATCGATCGCGATGCCGAGCGCGTCGGGCTGCGCTATCCGGTGGAGGTGGGGCTGGTGGGCGATGCCGCCGAAACCCTGCGGCTGCTGACCGACCGGCTGCGTCGCAAAACCGACCGCCGGTTTCTGGAACAGGCGCAGGCGGGCATGACGCGGTGGCGGCGGATGATGGCCACGGCGCAGTCGAAAACCGACATGCCGCTGAAGCCGCAGGTGGTGGCCGCCGCCTTCGGGCGCCGCCTGCCCGATACGGCGATCCTGGCCAGCGATTCCGGTCAGAACACCGAACTGGCCGCCCGGCATGTCGATCTGCGGCCGGGGCAGGATTACAGCGTGTCGGGCACGCTGGCATCGATGGCCTGCGGCCTGCCCTATGCGATCGCGGCCGGGCTGGCCTTCCCCGACCGGCCGGTATTCGCCATCGTGGGCGATGGCGGCTTCGCCATGCAGCTGGGTGAATTCTCCACCGCCGTGCGCTATGGCGTGCCGCTGAAGCTGCTGGTGATCAAGAACGGCATGCTGAACCAGATCGTCTGGGAACAGATGATGTTTCTGGGCAATCCGCAATTCGGCTGCGAGCTTCAGCCGATCGATTTCGCCAAGGCCGCCGAGGCGATGGGCGGCACCGGCTTCACCATCGAACGCCCCGAAGACGTCGAGCGGGTGCTGGATCGGGCGTTCGCCACCGATGGCGCCGTCGTCATACAGGCGGTGGTGGATGCCTATGAACCGATGATGCCGCCCAAGCTGCCACCGCAAAAGGCCCGCAACTTCCGGCAGGCCCTGCCCGAGACCCCGGGCCACGAGCGGATCGAAGCGGCGATCGCAGCCGAGCCGCTGCACAGCATGATCGAGGCGGGCACGGGTGGCGACGACTAG